In Streptomyces sp. NBC_01426, one genomic interval encodes:
- the uvrC gene encoding excinuclease ABC subunit UvrC — protein sequence MADPSSYRPQPGQIPDSPGVYRFRDEHRRVIYVGKAKSLRQRLASYFQDVANLHPRTATMVTTAASVEWTVVSTEVEALQLEYSWIKEYDPRFNVKYRDDKSYPSLAVTMNEEYPRVQVMRGPKKKGVRYFGPYGHAWAIRETVDLMLRVFPVRTCSAGVFKRSAQIGRPCLLGYIGKCSAPCVGRVTPDEHRELAEDFCDFMAGRTGTYLTRLEQQMHEAAEDMEYEKAARLRDDMGALRRAMEKNAVVLADATDADLVAVAEDELEAAVQIFHVRGGRVRGQRGWVTDKVEAVDTAGLVEHALQQLYGEEKGEAVPKEVLVPALPEDTAALAEWLAERRGSQVSLRIPQRGDKKALMETVHRNAVQSLALHKTKRAGDLTTRSRALEEIAEALDLDGAPLRIECFDISHLQGDDVVASMVVFEDGLARKSEYRRFQIKSFEGQDDVRSMHEVVSRRFRRYLQEKLKTGEWSPEDAQDGEIPAEDDGRPKRFAYPPQLVVVDGGQPQVAAAKRALEELGVDDVAVCGLAKRLEEVWLPGEDDPVVLPRTSEGLYLLQRVRDEAHRFAIQYQRSKRGKRLKSSPLDDVPGLGESRKQALVKHFGSVKKLRQATIDQICEVPGIGRKTAETVAAALAHAVPAGPAVNTATGEIMEDETPAPAGASSERGTEQ from the coding sequence ATGGCCGACCCTTCCAGCTACCGCCCCCAGCCGGGGCAGATCCCCGACTCCCCGGGGGTCTACAGGTTCCGCGACGAGCACCGCCGGGTGATCTACGTCGGGAAGGCCAAAAGCCTGCGGCAACGCCTGGCCAGCTACTTCCAGGACGTCGCGAACCTGCACCCGCGCACCGCCACGATGGTCACGACCGCCGCCTCCGTCGAGTGGACCGTGGTGTCCACCGAGGTCGAGGCGCTCCAGCTGGAGTACTCCTGGATCAAGGAGTACGACCCCCGGTTCAACGTGAAGTACCGGGACGACAAGAGCTACCCCTCCCTCGCCGTGACCATGAACGAGGAGTACCCCCGGGTCCAGGTCATGCGCGGACCCAAGAAGAAGGGCGTGCGCTACTTCGGCCCGTACGGGCACGCCTGGGCCATCCGCGAGACCGTCGACCTGATGCTGCGCGTCTTCCCCGTGCGCACCTGTTCCGCCGGGGTGTTCAAGCGGTCCGCCCAGATCGGCCGACCCTGCCTGCTCGGCTACATCGGCAAGTGCTCCGCACCCTGCGTGGGCCGGGTCACCCCCGACGAACACCGTGAACTCGCCGAGGACTTCTGCGACTTCATGGCCGGCCGCACCGGCACCTACCTCACCCGCCTCGAACAGCAGATGCACGAGGCCGCCGAGGACATGGAGTACGAGAAGGCCGCCCGGCTGCGCGACGACATGGGGGCCCTGCGCCGCGCCATGGAGAAGAACGCCGTCGTGCTCGCCGACGCCACCGACGCCGACCTCGTCGCCGTCGCGGAGGACGAGCTCGAAGCCGCCGTGCAGATCTTCCACGTACGCGGCGGCCGGGTCCGCGGCCAGCGCGGCTGGGTCACCGACAAGGTCGAGGCCGTGGACACCGCCGGGCTCGTCGAGCACGCCCTCCAGCAGCTGTACGGGGAGGAGAAGGGCGAGGCCGTCCCCAAGGAGGTGCTGGTCCCGGCGCTGCCCGAGGACACCGCGGCACTGGCCGAGTGGCTCGCCGAGCGGCGCGGGTCCCAGGTGAGCCTGCGCATCCCGCAGCGCGGGGACAAGAAGGCCCTCATGGAGACCGTCCACCGCAACGCCGTGCAGTCCCTCGCCCTGCACAAGACCAAGCGCGCCGGTGACCTGACCACCCGCTCCCGGGCCCTGGAGGAGATCGCCGAGGCGCTGGACCTGGACGGCGCGCCGCTGCGCATCGAGTGCTTCGACATCTCGCACCTCCAGGGCGACGACGTCGTGGCCTCGATGGTGGTCTTCGAGGACGGGCTCGCACGCAAGAGCGAGTACCGGCGCTTCCAGATCAAATCGTTCGAGGGACAGGACGACGTCCGTTCCATGCACGAGGTGGTCTCGCGGCGCTTCCGCCGCTACCTCCAGGAGAAGCTGAAGACGGGGGAGTGGTCCCCCGAGGACGCTCAGGACGGCGAGATCCCGGCCGAGGACGACGGTCGGCCCAAACGGTTCGCCTACCCGCCGCAGCTCGTGGTGGTCGACGGCGGGCAGCCGCAGGTCGCCGCCGCCAAGCGGGCCCTGGAGGAGCTGGGGGTCGACGACGTCGCCGTGTGCGGCCTGGCCAAGCGGCTGGAGGAGGTGTGGCTGCCCGGCGAGGACGACCCCGTCGTGCTGCCCCGCACCAGCGAGGGCCTCTACCTGCTCCAGCGGGTCCGTGACGAAGCCCACCGGTTCGCCATCCAGTACCAGCGCAGCAAGCGCGGCAAGCGCCTGAAATCGAGCCCGCTGGACGACGTGCCCGGACTCGGCGAGAGCCGCAAACAGGCCCTCGTCAAGCACTTCGGTTCGGTGAAGAAGCTGAGACAGGCGACAATCGACCAGATCTGCGAGGTCCCGGGCATAGGCCGCAAGACGGCCGAGACCGTGGCCGCGGCCCTCGCCCACGCGGTTCCCGCCGGTCCTGCCGTCAACACGGCGACAGGGGAGATCATGGAAGACGAGACCCCCGCGCCCGCGGGAGCATCGTCCGAACGGGGGACCGAGCAATGA
- a CDS encoding TetR/AcrR family transcriptional regulator: MLTPTSSRPTPERLLDAAETLMRTTGLANATTKAIAREAGCSEAALYKYFANKEELFVRVLMERRPNAAALMAALTTDPGEQSVEDRLADIARHASLFYADAMPMAASLFADPALLVRHREGVREIGAGPHVVLDALTDHLVRERDRGRLRPDADPGAAAALLLGACFQRAFFLHFSGADVVRPVEEFAPGLARTVWAALRRGEPAPG, encoded by the coding sequence ATGCTCACCCCCACGTCAAGTCGCCCCACGCCGGAGCGTCTGCTGGACGCCGCCGAGACGCTGATGCGCACCACCGGGCTGGCCAACGCCACCACCAAGGCCATCGCCCGCGAGGCCGGCTGCTCGGAGGCCGCGCTCTACAAGTACTTCGCGAACAAGGAAGAGCTGTTCGTCCGCGTCCTCATGGAGCGCCGGCCCAACGCCGCCGCGCTGATGGCCGCGCTGACCACCGACCCGGGGGAGCAGTCGGTCGAGGACCGGCTGGCCGACATCGCCCGGCACGCCTCGCTCTTCTACGCCGATGCCATGCCCATGGCGGCCTCGCTCTTCGCGGACCCCGCCCTGCTCGTGCGGCACCGCGAGGGCGTGCGCGAGATCGGCGCCGGGCCGCACGTGGTGCTCGACGCCCTGACCGACCACCTGGTGCGTGAGCGCGACCGCGGGCGGCTGCGCCCCGACGCCGATCCGGGCGCCGCCGCGGCCCTGCTGCTCGGCGCCTGCTTCCAGCGGGCCTTCTTCCTGCACTTCTCCGGCGCCGACGTGGTGCGGCCGGTCGAGGAGTTCGCCCCGGGCCTGGCCCGCACGGTCTGGGCCGCGCTGCGCCGAGGCGAGCCCGCGCCGGGGTGA
- the rapZ gene encoding RNase adapter RapZ, with amino-acid sequence MTEHETTHDRDGAQVSTGTTVEPGEAAEAAIPELVIISGMSGAGRSTAAKCLEDLGWFVVDNLPPALIPTMVELGARSQGNVARIAVVVDVRGRQFFDALRESLADLEGKGVTRRIVFLESSDDALVRRFESVRRPHPLQGDGRITDGIAAERDLLRELRGDADLVIDTSSLNVHELRAKMDAQFAGDEEPELRATVMSFGYKYGLPVDADLVVDCRFIPNPHWVPELRPFTGLNEEVSGYVFSQPGAKEFLDRYTELLQLIATGYRREGKRYVTIAVGCTGGKHRSVAMSEKLAARLASEGVETVVVHRDMGRE; translated from the coding sequence ATGACCGAGCACGAGACCACGCACGACCGAGACGGAGCACAGGTGAGTACGGGCACGACAGTGGAGCCCGGCGAGGCCGCCGAGGCGGCCATCCCCGAGCTGGTGATCATCTCCGGGATGTCCGGAGCCGGCCGCAGCACCGCGGCGAAGTGCCTGGAGGACCTCGGCTGGTTCGTCGTCGACAACCTCCCCCCGGCGCTCATCCCCACCATGGTGGAGCTCGGTGCCCGCTCGCAGGGCAACGTGGCACGCATCGCCGTCGTCGTCGACGTCCGCGGCCGGCAGTTCTTCGACGCGCTGCGCGAGTCCCTCGCCGACCTCGAAGGCAAGGGCGTCACCCGGCGCATCGTCTTCCTGGAGTCCTCCGACGACGCGCTGGTCCGCCGCTTCGAGTCGGTCCGCCGCCCGCACCCCCTCCAGGGCGACGGCCGCATCACCGACGGCATCGCCGCCGAGCGCGACCTGCTGCGCGAGCTGCGCGGCGACGCCGACCTGGTCATCGACACCTCCAGCCTGAACGTCCACGAACTGCGCGCCAAGATGGACGCCCAGTTCGCGGGCGACGAGGAGCCCGAGCTGCGGGCCACCGTCATGTCCTTCGGCTACAAGTACGGCCTCCCCGTCGACGCCGACCTCGTCGTCGACTGTCGATTCATCCCCAACCCGCACTGGGTCCCGGAACTGCGCCCCTTCACCGGGCTCAACGAGGAGGTGTCGGGCTACGTCTTCAGCCAGCCCGGCGCCAAGGAGTTCCTCGACCGGTACACCGAGCTGCTCCAGCTCATCGCCACCGGCTACCGCCGCGAGGGCAAGCGCTACGTGACCATCGCGGTCGGCTGCACCGGCGGCAAGCACCGCAGCGTGGCCATGTCCGAGAAGCTCGCCGCCCGCCTCGCCTCCGAGGGAGTCGAGACCGTCGTAGTGCACCGGGACATGGGGCGCGAGTGA
- a CDS encoding Rieske (2Fe-2S) protein has protein sequence MSASQSAARRTVLKGAAALAGAAGAGVTLAACSTGTDSGGRSPAVPTEPVELGAASEVPVGGATLFRERKLVVSCPAEGQYKAFSAQCTHAGCVLDKIVEGEGNCPCHGSRFDVATGKVLRGPASAPLPSVPVKVEGGRLVAG, from the coding sequence ATGTCCGCGTCGCAGTCCGCCGCCCGTCGTACCGTCCTCAAGGGCGCGGCCGCGCTCGCCGGGGCCGCGGGCGCCGGGGTGACCCTGGCGGCCTGTTCCACCGGGACCGACAGCGGCGGCCGCTCCCCGGCGGTGCCGACGGAGCCGGTCGAGTTGGGCGCGGCGAGCGAGGTCCCGGTCGGCGGCGCGACGCTGTTCCGCGAGCGCAAGCTCGTCGTGAGCTGCCCGGCGGAGGGCCAGTACAAGGCGTTCAGCGCCCAGTGCACGCACGCCGGATGCGTCCTCGACAAGATCGTCGAGGGTGAGGGGAACTGCCCCTGCCACGGCAGCCGCTTCGACGTGGCCACCGGCAAGGTGCTGCGCGGCCCGGCCTCCGCCCCGCTGCCGTCGGTCCCGGTGAAGGTCGAGGGCGGCCGGCTCGTCGCCGGCTGA
- a CDS encoding NAD(P)-dependent oxidoreductase, with product MRLTVFGATGGVGREVVRQALDAGHEVTAVVRDPARLDVPAHDRLQVAVVRDLTDEEALLPFLAGRDAVISALGSANNKQARLTPIAGPALRSIVPAMGRSGVRRLSAVSAAPLGPPNPRDGFLTRAVVYPILRRVLRDLYADLAVMEEAIGAGSVQWTVIRPPRLLNRPRTGTYRRALDANVPDGKSIARADVADALLSTLADPTTIGHAVGIAT from the coding sequence ATGAGACTCACGGTGTTCGGGGCCACGGGCGGGGTCGGCCGCGAAGTCGTCCGCCAGGCACTCGACGCGGGCCACGAGGTGACGGCCGTCGTACGCGACCCGGCGCGGCTGGACGTGCCGGCGCACGACCGCCTCCAGGTGGCCGTGGTGCGGGACCTGACGGACGAGGAGGCCCTGCTCCCGTTTCTCGCGGGTCGGGACGCGGTGATCTCCGCACTCGGCTCGGCGAACAACAAGCAGGCCCGGCTGACCCCGATCGCCGGCCCGGCCCTGCGGTCGATCGTCCCGGCGATGGGCCGGTCCGGGGTGCGGCGCCTGTCGGCGGTGAGCGCCGCCCCGCTGGGGCCGCCGAACCCGCGGGACGGATTCCTGACCCGGGCGGTGGTCTACCCGATCCTGCGGCGGGTGCTGCGGGACCTGTACGCGGACCTGGCGGTGATGGAGGAGGCGATCGGGGCGGGGTCCGTCCAGTGGACGGTGATCCGCCCTCCGCGCCTGCTGAACCGGCCCCGTACGGGCACCTACCGCAGGGCCCTCGACGCCAACGTCCCCGACGGCAAGTCCATCGCCCGCGCGGACGTCGCGGACGCCCTCCTGAGCACCCTGGCCGACCCGACGACGATCGGCCACGCGGTCGGCATCGCCACCTGA
- a CDS encoding carbohydrate kinase family protein has protein sequence MIVVGGEALIDLVPVAEPPGALLPRAGGGPYNTALALGRLGADVAFCSRVSTDGFGVSLLDGLRAAGVDLSLVQRGPEPTTLAVPSLAPDGSAAYVFHTEGTADRLFTLPPALPPGARALALGTCSLVLEPGASAYDALLRRESGRGLTTLMDPNIRPALIPDADAYRDRFLRRLPHVSILKLSEEDAAWLGGRVADWLAAGPSAVVLTRGGAGLTVWTREGAEHSVPGLRVPVVDTIGAGDTVNAALLHRLTGRPGPVDWPEVLAYAARAAAVTCTRAGAEPPYATEL, from the coding sequence GTGATCGTCGTCGGTGGAGAAGCCCTGATCGACCTGGTGCCCGTCGCGGAGCCACCGGGCGCCCTGCTGCCCCGGGCGGGCGGCGGACCGTACAACACCGCGCTGGCGCTGGGCCGGCTCGGCGCCGACGTCGCCTTCTGCTCCCGGGTGTCGACGGACGGCTTCGGCGTCTCGCTGCTGGACGGCCTCCGGGCCGCCGGGGTGGACCTCTCGCTGGTCCAGCGCGGCCCCGAACCGACCACGCTGGCCGTGCCGTCGCTGGCCCCGGACGGCTCGGCGGCCTACGTCTTCCACACCGAGGGGACGGCCGACCGGCTGTTCACCCTCCCGCCCGCCCTGCCGCCCGGTGCACGGGCCCTCGCGCTCGGCACCTGCTCCCTGGTGCTGGAGCCCGGTGCGAGCGCCTACGACGCCCTGTTGCGCCGCGAGTCGGGGCGCGGGCTGACGACCCTCATGGACCCCAACATCCGGCCGGCGCTGATCCCCGACGCGGACGCCTACCGGGACCGCTTCCTGCGACGGCTCCCCCACGTGTCGATCCTCAAGCTCTCCGAGGAGGACGCGGCCTGGCTGGGCGGCCGGGTCGCCGACTGGCTGGCGGCCGGACCGTCGGCCGTGGTGCTCACCCGGGGCGGGGCGGGCCTGACGGTGTGGACGCGCGAGGGCGCGGAGCACTCCGTGCCCGGCCTGCGGGTGCCCGTCGTGGACACGATCGGCGCGGGCGACACCGTCAACGCGGCGCTGCTGCACCGGCTGACGGGGCGGCCGGGGCCGGTGGACTGGCCGGAGGTACTGGCGTACGCCGCCCGCGCCGCGGCGGTGACCTGCACCCGGGCGGGCGCGGAGCCGCCGTACGCCACCGAACTCTGA
- a CDS encoding gluconeogenesis factor YvcK family protein, giving the protein MTGRSLRLRRLRRLTPGRGEDGAGRRRGATPKVVALGGGQGLSASLAALRRITGDLTAVVTVADDGGSSGRLREELGVLPPGDLRKALAALCGDDEWGQTWARVIQHRFQSRGDLHEHAVGNLLIVALWEQLGDPVQALDLVGKLLGAQGRVLPMSAVPLELQALVKGHDPARPDDVDTVRGQATVALTPGEVLSVQVVPGDPPAVPEAVAAVLDADWVVLGPGSWFSSVIPHLLVPELLDALIETKARRVLSLNLAPQPGETEGFSPQRHLEVLARHAPKLALDVVLADEAAVPDRESLSDAAKRFGAAVELAPVARQDGSPKHDPELLAAAYDRIFRMHGRIGPWR; this is encoded by the coding sequence GTGACCGGACGGAGTCTGAGACTGCGCCGCCTGCGCCGTCTCACCCCCGGGCGGGGGGAGGACGGCGCGGGCCGTCGCCGCGGCGCCACGCCGAAGGTGGTCGCGCTGGGCGGCGGCCAAGGGCTGTCGGCCTCCCTCGCCGCCCTGCGGCGGATCACCGGTGACCTCACCGCCGTGGTCACCGTCGCCGACGACGGCGGCTCCAGCGGCCGGCTCCGGGAGGAGCTCGGCGTGCTGCCGCCCGGCGACCTGCGCAAGGCGCTGGCCGCGCTGTGCGGCGACGACGAATGGGGCCAGACCTGGGCCCGGGTCATCCAGCACCGTTTCCAGTCCCGCGGGGACCTGCACGAGCACGCCGTCGGCAACCTGCTGATCGTCGCCCTGTGGGAACAGCTCGGCGATCCCGTCCAGGCACTCGACCTGGTCGGCAAACTGCTGGGCGCACAGGGCCGGGTGCTGCCGATGTCGGCGGTGCCCCTGGAACTCCAGGCGCTGGTCAAGGGGCACGATCCGGCCCGCCCGGACGACGTGGACACCGTCCGGGGGCAGGCCACCGTGGCCCTCACCCCGGGCGAGGTGCTCTCCGTACAGGTCGTGCCCGGCGACCCGCCGGCCGTGCCGGAGGCCGTCGCGGCCGTGCTCGACGCCGACTGGGTGGTGCTCGGACCGGGATCGTGGTTCTCCTCCGTGATCCCGCACCTGCTGGTGCCCGAACTGCTCGACGCGCTCATCGAGACGAAGGCCCGAAGGGTCCTCTCGCTGAACCTCGCGCCGCAACCCGGTGAAACAGAGGGCTTCTCTCCGCAGCGTCATTTGGAGGTTTTGGCCCGACACGCCCCTAAACTCGCCCTGGACGTGGTGCTGGCCGACGAGGCCGCCGTGCCCGACCGCGAGTCCCTCTCCGATGCCGCGAAACGGTTCGGTGCCGCGGTCGAGCTGGCGCCGGTTGCCAGGCA
- a CDS encoding papain-like cysteine protease family protein, translating into MRKPNRRLSPAALLIALFFVLSTGTATAVDAGTDSALASKRLNITMQAQQKTNWCWAAGGNTIATWFGRSYSQNQFCNAAFNRQQGTECPNNQATLGNVQTGLRWAGVNSGSYVTGWLQYSTVQTEINAGRPMETRIQWSNGGGHMHVIYGYDTANSWVYWGDPWPSSDRYNWASHAWYVDNETFSWTHSLYRIGA; encoded by the coding sequence ATGCGCAAGCCCAACCGGCGGCTGTCCCCGGCCGCCCTCCTCATCGCCCTGTTCTTCGTCCTGTCCACCGGCACCGCCACCGCCGTCGACGCCGGCACGGACTCCGCTCTCGCCTCCAAGCGCCTGAACATCACCATGCAGGCCCAGCAGAAGACCAACTGGTGCTGGGCCGCGGGCGGCAACACGATCGCGACCTGGTTCGGCCGCTCCTACAGCCAGAACCAGTTCTGCAACGCCGCCTTCAACCGCCAACAGGGCACCGAATGCCCCAACAACCAGGCCACCCTGGGCAACGTCCAGACCGGTCTGCGCTGGGCCGGCGTCAACTCCGGCTCCTACGTGACCGGCTGGCTCCAGTACTCCACCGTCCAGACCGAGATCAACGCCGGCCGACCCATGGAGACCCGCATCCAGTGGTCCAACGGCGGCGGCCACATGCACGTGATCTACGGCTACGACACCGCGAACAGCTGGGTCTACTGGGGCGATCCATGGCCCTCCAGCGACCGCTACAACTGGGCCTCCCACGCCTGGTACGTCGACAACGAGACCTTCTCCTGGACCCACTCCCTCTACCGGATCGGAGCGTGA